In Lusitaniella coriacea LEGE 07157, one genomic interval encodes:
- the trhO gene encoding oxygen-dependent tRNA uridine(34) hydroxylase TrhO, translating into MSQIVATFYEFVRLSDLGERQGVLLSYCRDRAIKGTILLATEGINGTIAGSRQGIDEVLAFLRSDPLFRDLEHKESSSERQPFERLKVRIKKEIVTLGKPEVDPSDRVGEYISPQEWNDLLHDPDTIAIDTRNNYEVEIGTFQGAQNPHTESFREFPDYVCNHLDPHKNPKVALFCTGGIRCEKATSYLLDRGFKEVYHLKGGILKYLEEIPPEESLWVGECFVFDERIAVKHGLETGSYDLCRGCGYPIAPADKQSPQYQEGICCPHCYDSLTEAKRSRQQEKQKQLRLKQRE; encoded by the coding sequence ATGTCCCAGATTGTTGCCACCTTTTATGAATTTGTCCGTTTGTCAGACCTGGGAGAACGACAAGGGGTATTGTTATCTTATTGCCGCGATCGCGCGATTAAAGGAACGATCCTCTTAGCAACCGAAGGAATCAACGGAACGATCGCGGGTTCTCGCCAGGGAATTGACGAAGTACTGGCGTTTCTCCGTAGCGATCCCCTTTTTCGTGACCTCGAACACAAAGAATCTTCCAGCGAACGACAACCCTTTGAACGCCTCAAAGTCCGCATCAAAAAAGAAATTGTCACCCTCGGAAAGCCAGAAGTCGATCCAAGCGATCGCGTGGGAGAATATATTAGCCCTCAAGAATGGAACGATCTCCTGCACGATCCCGATACAATTGCGATTGATACGCGCAATAACTATGAAGTGGAAATCGGTACGTTTCAAGGCGCACAAAACCCTCACACGGAATCTTTTCGAGAGTTTCCCGACTATGTTTGCAATCATCTCGATCCCCACAAAAACCCCAAAGTTGCGCTATTCTGTACGGGGGGCATTCGCTGCGAAAAGGCAACATCCTATCTACTCGATCGCGGCTTTAAGGAGGTGTATCACCTCAAAGGGGGTATTCTCAAATACTTAGAAGAAATCCCTCCGGAAGAAAGTTTGTGGGTGGGGGAATGTTTTGTTTTCGACGAGCGAATTGCTGTTAAGCACGGACTCGAAACGGGGAGTTACGATCTTTGTCGGGGTTGTGGATATCCCATTGCGCCAGCGGATAAACAGTCCCCCCAATATCAGGAAGGGATTTGCTGTCCCCATTGTTACGACAGTCTCACCGAAGCGAAGCGATCGCGCCAGCAAGAAAAACAAAAACAGTTACGATTGAAGCAGCGCGAATAA
- the msrA gene encoding peptide-methionine (S)-S-oxide reductase MsrA: MVLFGFGKKNSLPTAEEALPGRAQSMPVPEKHYVNGNPLKPPFPEGMKQAIFGMGCFWGAERKFWELDGVFTTAVGYAAGITPNPTYREVCSGMTGHNEVVFVVYDPNKISYEDLLKVFWESHNPTQGMRQGNDAGTQYRSGIYAYSDAQKELAEASKEAYQKALSAQGYPNITTEIIDAPEFYYAEDYHQQYLAKNPNGYCGLGGTKVCYPATV, encoded by the coding sequence ATGGTGCTATTTGGATTTGGTAAAAAGAACAGCTTACCCACCGCAGAGGAAGCATTACCCGGACGCGCGCAATCGATGCCTGTTCCCGAAAAACACTACGTCAACGGCAATCCCCTAAAACCTCCCTTCCCGGAAGGAATGAAACAGGCAATTTTTGGTATGGGTTGTTTTTGGGGTGCAGAGCGCAAATTTTGGGAGCTAGACGGCGTTTTCACCACCGCAGTGGGTTATGCGGCTGGCATCACCCCCAACCCCACCTACCGAGAAGTTTGTTCGGGAATGACGGGTCACAATGAAGTGGTTTTTGTCGTCTACGATCCCAACAAAATAAGCTACGAAGACTTATTGAAAGTATTTTGGGAAAGTCATAACCCCACCCAAGGAATGCGCCAGGGGAACGATGCAGGAACCCAGTATCGCTCGGGAATTTATGCTTATTCCGATGCTCAAAAAGAATTAGCTGAAGCCTCAAAAGAAGCGTACCAGAAAGCTTTAAGCGCCCAAGGTTATCCCAACATCACCACCGAAATTATTGATGCGCCTGAGTTTTACTACGCGGAAGATTACCACCAGCAGTACCTTGCCAAAAATCCCAACGGATATTGTGGGTTAGGTGGAACGAAGGTTTGCTATCCTGCAACGGTCTAA
- a CDS encoding Uma2 family endonuclease codes for MVVTHKVSLEQPSSRIVMRGVSWQTYKTLMSEVGDDRAWKVAYDRGILEIRMPLLEHEIPKGLLESFVEAIADELEIEVMKAGSLTLEREDLTHAVEPDSCFYIQNEPRVRGRKAIILPNDPPPDLAIESDYTNSSINKQALYSALGVPELWRYTKKTLVVYGRIEGGYEQRDRSLAFPFVPIAEIPHFIEQSRAIGQRSAVRLFRQRIQYILKSNNREDGLSDELS; via the coding sequence ATGGTTGTTACCCATAAAGTCTCACTCGAACAACCCTCATCCAGAATTGTGATGCGGGGGGTTAGTTGGCAAACCTATAAAACCTTGATGTCAGAGGTGGGGGACGATCGCGCGTGGAAAGTTGCTTACGATCGCGGAATATTAGAAATTAGAATGCCATTGTTGGAACATGAAATCCCCAAGGGATTGTTGGAAAGTTTTGTTGAGGCGATCGCGGACGAACTAGAAATTGAGGTGATGAAGGCGGGATCGCTGACCCTGGAACGGGAAGATTTAACCCATGCTGTCGAACCAGATTCTTGTTTTTATATTCAAAATGAGCCGCGAGTCAGGGGACGCAAAGCAATCATCTTACCCAATGATCCGCCGCCAGATTTAGCGATTGAGTCGGACTATACAAATTCCTCAATCAACAAACAAGCCCTTTATTCGGCGTTAGGCGTTCCTGAACTGTGGCGCTACACAAAAAAAACCTTGGTGGTGTACGGTCGAATTGAGGGAGGATACGAACAACGCGATCGCAGTTTGGCGTTTCCGTTTGTCCCCATTGCGGAGATTCCCCATTTTATCGAGCAAAGTCGCGCGATCGGTCAACGCAGTGCGGTTCGCTTGTTTCGCCAGCGCATTCAATATATTCTAAAATCCAACAACAGGGAGGATGGGTTGAGCGACGAACTCAGTTGA